The stretch of DNA CgttcacttttttatatttataaatatgctTTTTTGTGCACCATTTCTACATCAGGTTGTAAATGGTTGTTTGACACTTTCTTGCAGATGGTGCTTAATGGTGAAGCAAGGCGCGCCAGGTCGGTTGTGAAAGTTTTGAACAGTGAGGGGAAGGTTATTGCTATTGCTAAGCCACAGTACCCTATGGTTAGACTCTTTTGATTCACCCATTTTTATGGATGGAGTCACCTGTCAAGCATTTCTTATCCTACTatgattttccctttttttattgATTGAGCCATAATTTCAAGTGTTTTTTTATCAGACAAAGAATTGCcacatttttttgtcttttgtacTATCTCCAAGCAGGTAAGAGGGAGTGATACATCCACTGCTGAATCAGGATCTGAAGCTGAAGACATCACTTCCCCAAAAGCAATTAAGAGTTATTCACACCTTAGATTGACTCCTGTTCGCGAAGAGGTTGGTTTCTCACCTTTGTAATCTATGCGTATGATAATAGAGTCGAAGTTTTTCATCAATGATTTCTCCAAATGATTTTGGGTGCcttgatgatatttattttgcttGTGGTAAAATGACAACTAgagtttaatattaaattttggatttaaattcaaatattggTCAGTTTGGAAATGGCTGTGGCATATTGCTCTATTTCTTTTGAACCTTTCCTCTTTAACTTAGAGAGGTGCTGATTGATAATGTATGTCTGTAATGTAATAGGCAGTTTTATCAAGGAATTTATATAATGCTATCTTAAATGTTAAATATGCTCATATTTTTAAGAAACTGGTTACTTTTTTGATGTACTTTCATGGATATGCAGGCTAAGGTCATTGGAAAGGCAAACTATGCTGGTAGCTTCTCAGGGTATGATGAATATGTTCCAATGGTTGACAAGCCTGTTGATAATGTTTGGAAGAAGCAAGTTCCCCCGAGAGGCCTAATGCTCTCAAAGGTTAGAAACTGTACCCTAGATCTACTGGCATCTATCATGTTTGTATCTTCCTGCAGTATCGCTATGACTGTGAAGCTAGAGCCTTGTAATAAAACAATTTCAGAAACTTCCTTGACTTTCCATACTTGTCATGTTACTCCGGCATTGTTGTTGTCTTCCTAGAAGAATAGCACCCTTTATATCCAATTCAATGGTAAAACCACCTCGGTATTATGGTCTAAATTCATTGGAGCACCTGGTATACATTCATAAGTTCAACTTTCCTATGCAGGGTCACTTCCCCTGCCTGAGCCTCCAAAGACACCTGAAGGGATTCGTGCTCGGATTTTGGTGGTGATTATGACCCTCTTCATgtctcttttcactctcttccGTTCAGTGGCTGATCGTGTGACAAAGAAGCTTCCTGAAACACCATCTAATAATGAGCAAAATATTCCTGCACTCACTCTTGATGCAACAGACAAAGAGGAGTTTCAGCCCCCTTCACCAACTCCAGCTTACAAAGAGGCAGATCTCCTGTCTTCTGCACTGAAGAGGCTGAGTGTGCTTGAAGAGAAGGTCGATACACTCCAATCAAAGCCATCCGAGATGCCGTATGAGAAAGTGGAATTGCTTAATGCTGCTGTTTGTCGTGTGGATGCCCTCGAGGCAGAGCTGATTGCAACTAAAAAGGTACAACAGCTTAAGTCCtaaagtatgttgttttccTGCAGGAGCATTAAGAGTATTGTTGTGGAGTCCTTTCTCCAGTCAATGATTAGAATGTGTGGTGGGGGGTTCAGACATTGTCCAGTTGCTGGATTGTCCAGTGCACATTGAAGAGGCATTGTTGGTCATATCTCAAAGGTGGGCGCAACATGTAAGAGATGGGTGCTATGTGCATTGGAAGCATCCAGCAATTGGATGGTATTCAGCCTGATGCATACCTTCGTTACTTTTACATTTTGAGAAGCTTGGTGGACACACTGCATGGCTTTTTCATGTCTCTTTATACCATTTGCCACATAACTGGATTTATCATCACTTTGGCCTGTGTTCAAAGGGCCTGAAAATGATGGGACACTAAAAGTCTAAAGTAAAACACAGAGTTTGGCTGCAAGTACATTTTTTATTGGCGTAAAAAAAGACAATAAGATGTTGTAGAATTATCCTTTTGTGATGTATGCGCACAATATCTTGACTCTCGACTTGCAATTGTGATGCATGCCTTACACCCTtcccctttttctctctttgtaaATTCCTGTGTTGTGATGCATTTGGAATTTGATTTGAAGAAAGCAGCATATTCATACTTCACGTGTTTTTTATTTAGTGCAATTTCAAAAGATGGATGTATTGATTGTGAGGTTTCTTTCGAGCAGGCCCTGCATGAAGCTTTAATGAGGCAAGAGGAATTGCTTGCTTACATTGACAGTCAAGAGGAAGCCAATTTGCGGGTAATGGGATTTGTGTCTACAAACTGAAACATATACTTGGAACTATTATTTCGTTAATGGGATTTGGGGATTGGTGACtgacattttcttctttttgctttttaatCAGAAAAAGAAGTTTTGCTGGTAAGATGTTTGGCCAATGACAATACTGCAGGAGAATACTTGTTTGATCCTGCTATGGAAACGCAATCTTAAACAGTGTATCTATCGGGAAATAGACTTTGCTGTAAGATGTAAAAGCATTGGATGTTCCTAAAAGTCTTCAgttcgtttttgtttttgttttgttttatgacTTTGTGCCTCCCAATATGATGTTTGGAAAGAGTGGAGTTCTTAACCAGAGTGAGTTTGTTTTGTTGGATCCTTGAGACTACTACCAGTTTGGAACATTTGACGGGAGACTTATCCAACTATGAATGAAGCACTTTGTCTCAGTTCCCATTATAATAGCTTTTATACATTTCTTGCATTTTTGCTTTTAGTAACTCTCTTCTAACCGATCTTTTACTTgtacatataaattaatattcgcttataaaaataaaattaatattttttttccatttgcttTATTTAATTTAAGTCGATATTAATTTAAGAGATTAatagtttctttctttctttctttcaagaCAATGCATAGATGTTCTTGTAATATTTAGAAGTTGGACAAGTGACACAGAGCCTTCAGATATTGATCTGTCATATCTTTCAGGCCCAAGAAGCCTCAAAAATTAATAGCTCAGTAATATTAATGGAAATATTATAAACTGtgatatttttatcatcaataaatttattattttttaaaagttgatAGACAATAGCACTTATCACGGTAAGGTAAAAATGGGACATTgctctttctttttgaaataatattggGAGCAGCCACTATTTCGGATCATTTAGAACATACTCTACGTGTCTTCAagtaaaatgacaaaaaatgctccacaacaaaatctacttccttttcattttacacatttcatctttcttcctctctctacCCAGTGTCGCTTGAGTCCCCCCGTTCCTGCTCCTCGCCCATTCTTTCCCCCCACCCTCACCGCCCGCTGCGTTGGCATCCTCTTCCCTACCCAATGATTAAAATGggatgaaaatataataaattgcACAAGTTCTATATTTTAATATGCAAGTATTGatttataatgaaataatatggAGAGCAGCCACTGTTTTGTGGTAGTCATTTTGCATACCTTATGTAGCATCATCTAAACCACACATCttacatctcttaaacttgaaATTAGTAGattgagagagagctgatgagagaaagaaacaatgagagagagagactgagatgagagagagaatcgaggagagagagatgataagAGAGAGCCGAGATGGGAGAGAGCGggtgaatgagagagagatctgagatgagagagagttgaggagagagagagatgatgagagagacactagagagagatgatgagagagagaggtaaagCCAGTCTGGTGCATTTTGcaccaaaactaaaaaaaaaataaaaaaataaaagcagctACATAGTATACAATATGTGCACAGCTACGGTGGCTGCTACGCAGCATTACCCACTTTTAATACCGTAATTTATAAAGAAGCaattaatgaagaaaaaaataaaatttaaaagaccATAAACCCTAATACCCTAGTCAATCCAGTGAAATTAGTCCTAGTATTTTTCGCGCAATGCTTTCTTCTTCGTCAATGGCCGCCACCAGCTTCATCTCCCACTCCCCATTCCTCCCTAAAACCATCAGATTCCCTGTAAACCAGAAGCCATTTTCCCAAATCCCAATCTCGCCCCTCAAACTCACCCCAAAACCTCTCTCCCTCAGAGCCGTCCTCGCCCAAGACCCCACCAAAACCCCATCCCAGACCACACCATTTGAGCACTGTTTCACCAAATCCTCGGATGGGTTTCTTTACTGCGAGGGCCTCAAGGTCGAGGACGTCATGGAGTCCGCCGAGAGGAGGCCTTTCTATCTCTACAGTAAGCCCCAGATCACCAGGAACTTCGAGGCCTACAAGGAGGCCTTGGAGGGGCTGAGCTCGGTCATTGGGTATGCTATCAAAGCCAACAATAACCTGAAGATTCTGGAGCATTTGAGACAGCTTGGTTCTGGTGCAGTGCTTGTTAGTGGAAATGAGCTGAGGCTGGCTCTCCATGCCGGATTTGATCCCACTAAGTAAAATCATATGTTCCCACAttattgattttgaatttttgagataTGTAGAGCTCGATTAGACTAGTAATGCTGTTAGTTTAAGTGCGATTTCGCATTGTCCTGTTAGTAATGCTGTCATTAATTCCTTAGCTTAACTTTTGTGTCGACATTTGGTGTCGGGATGAACAGGTGTATTTTTAATGGGAATGGGAAACTCTTGGAGGATTTAGTTTTAGCTGCCGAAAAGGGTGTCTTTGTTAATATTGATAGTGAATTTGACTTGGAGAATATTGTAGCAGCTGCAAGAATAGCGGGCAAGAAGGTTAATGTCTTACTTCGGATCAACCCAGACGTGGACCCCAGGTAGGTTAGGTAGATTATACTACTCACATAGTCACTGATCATATAATATGTGGAGCTAGTATTAGTTGTAAAGAGAACATCTTTTACAGACTTCAAGTTGAATGCTTCGAAATCTTTGCCTATTGACTGGATTTATTCATGACCTCTGTGAATTCCATACATTAGATGGTCCTTTGCAACTTAACTACACGTTGggtttaaataatttaaatcatCCCTTAttcaaccatttttttataggttatcATTCCTTATTCAACCAATACCCTTGATGCATTTAATTTGGAACTTGTTCTACTCCCTATTTGTTTAAGACTTTAACTCATTTGTACTAGTGGAGGCAGAACAAGGCTGTCACCaaaattctttatttcttgtttttccaGTAATGATCCTCTTTAAAAAAcattatgatttttgttttaattttgaaatttgaaactgatatgaaatatttatatgcatttttattGTCATTGTTTCACAACTTGTAATCAGATTGGCATTTCCCTCTTTTCAAGGCTGAAAGCAAACTTCATTGATTTGTTGGAAGATATAATACCCAATTGAGTCCAAGTTGGTCTGCTTTGGATGGGGAATTTTATCTTAATAATGCATCTATTATTTTCATAGGTCCATCCTTATGTTGCTACTGGGAATAAGAACTCTAAATTTGGCATCAGAAATGAGAAGCTGCAATGGTTCTTGGATGCTGTGAAGGCACATCCTGATGAGCTGAAACTTGTGGGAGCACATTGCCATCTTGGGTCCACCATCACTAAGGTATGTCAGCTACGTTGAGTTTGTCTCCTTTAAATTTCTCTGGTGTAACTACAATATAGAACCAAGGTCTGGGAAAAGTAATGCtcattgtataataatttttttgataagtaatgctcattgtataataattattaaataattgtaatataaatgataaaactcttcaaattttttgtGAGTTGAGTGACTTTGGTTGTTTGATGCTATTTCAAATTGTCATTGGATGTTgctgttgaaataaaatatattctcctatgtttttcttttttattggcactgggtctTTGGAAGAAAgtactaatcccgggggtgcataggccctcggCAAGTAGTTTCCCGTAAGTGCACAAACTCTCCTAGTCCAATggccctagaaattgtttacaCCCACTGGCTCGAACCTTAGACTTGgaaggagcataccaccaagatcaAGGTTCATCTGTTTTCTCTATTAATGTTGTGCATTATTCTCGTGTTGATCTTGGTTTCATTGTCTGTCTCTTTCAAATTCTGATGTTatgcattaattatttatttctctcattttgaaTAAGGgaacatatattttctttttatcatgtaaattttggagctcagttttttcatattttcaggTGGACATATTCAGAGATGCAGCCGTTATTATGGTAAACTACATTGATGAAATCCGAGCTCAAGGTTTTGAAGTTGATTACTTAAATATTGGAGGTGGGCTTGGGATAGATTACTATCATTCTGGTGCTGTCCTTCCCAAACCCAGAGATCTCGTTGATACTGTGAGGATCATATCTCTCTATCttgttttctggattttattaAGTATGGAAATTATGTCTGTATGGTTAATAAGTCAATTGAAGGAAGAGGGAGTTCCCAATACAGAATTAGCATTTGCTTGTGGAAACATGGACACGTTTCAAGCATGGTCTGCTAAGTT from Juglans microcarpa x Juglans regia isolate MS1-56 chromosome 3S, Jm3101_v1.0, whole genome shotgun sequence encodes:
- the LOC121258300 gene encoding LOW QUALITY PROTEIN: diaminopimelate decarboxylase 1, chloroplastic-like (The sequence of the model RefSeq protein was modified relative to this genomic sequence to represent the inferred CDS: substituted 1 base at 1 genomic stop codon), whose product is MLSSSSMAATSFISHSPFLPKTIRFPVNQKPFSQIPISPLKLTPKPLSLRAVLAQDPTKTPSQTTPFEHCFTKSSDGFLYCEGLKVEDVMESAERRPFYLYSKPQITRNFEAYKEALEGLSSVIGYAIKANNNLKILEHLRQLGSGAVLVSGNELRLALHAGFDPTKCIFNGNGKLLEDLVLAAEKGVFVNIDSEFDLENIVAAARIAGKKVNVLLRINPDVDPRXVHPYVATGNKNSKFGIRNEKLQWFLDAVKAHPDELKLVGAHCHLGSTITKVDIFRDAAVIMVNYIDEIRAQGFEVDYLNIGGGLGIDYYHSGAVLPKPRDLVDTVRDLVHSRNLNLIIEPGRSLIANTCCFVNRVTGVKTNGTKNFVVIDGSMAELIRPSLYGAYQHIELVSPSAGAEISTFDVVGPVCESADFLGKDRELPTPAKGAGLVVHDAGAYCMSMASTYNLKMRPPEYWVEEDGSVVKIRHGETFEDHIKFFEGL